A window from Corythoichthys intestinalis isolate RoL2023-P3 chromosome 10, ASM3026506v1, whole genome shotgun sequence encodes these proteins:
- the etaa1b gene encoding ewing's tumor-associated antigen 1 homolog isoform X1, with amino-acid sequence MSEPRTLSTVTASSSSFPCGPTTDVSRSASKVGRGKSQDADVSSRTVCKELQSPPSRGYRRPFEVNHGYSPGDVEPSQDIVWDSTSPTQTGRELKNVKHVEIADIVNRIAPKETKSPQSPMWQWIGDSPISLTPERPKVRVRKKSVRPSVNSELFRQKGMDDLIKLARQFDKYMQQDKEALAQPGENDNCKINKTSEETSSPNQTEAELRALFDSSTQKVSGGLSPVSSKSSQDPSQHSRSTSGAKDVKEGFDDDWENDDMLNDPSLLALIQNPDRGSLQELCPNVKPPLRSTFKLAPNPHSRSSDSEMPKVTISDWDDREDDALFYQACDIVEKVSQPPKSTTTPLPIRQMSPNVCKSPRNFTRSNSLPGKTVKGHQEWNPLMSKSLPAGESSQVAFKSSGRNTTDNKSKVFVTSQMTAKCSEAEIERKKQAALARRRQRMQYAQKPMKNTRTPSCC; translated from the exons ATGTCCGAGCCGAGGACGCTGTCCACCGTTACCGCTTCATCATCGTCGTTCCCGTGTGGCCCCACCACTGATGTGTCGAGGTCTGCGTCCAAAGTTGGTCGCGGAAAAAGTCAGGACGCTGACGTCTCGTCAAGGACCGTATGCAAAG AATTGCAGAGTCCTCCAAGCCGAGGCTACCGCAGACCTTTTGAAGTAAATCATGGATATTCTCCAGGGGATGTGGAGCCGTCTCAAGACATCGTGTGGGACTCCACATCACCCACCCAAACAG ggAGGGAGCTAAAAAATGTCAAACATGTGGAAATAGCAGACATTGTCAACCGCATTGCACCAAAG GAGACAAAAAGTCCACAGTCGCCAATGTGGCAGTGGATCGGCGACAGCCCCATATCGTTGACACCTGAGAGGCCCAAAGTCAGAGTGAGGAAGAAGTCCGTTCG CCCATCGGTTAACAGTGAGCTCTTCAGGCAGAAAGGTATGGACGACCTGATAAAACTGGCCCGGCAGTTTGACAAATACATGCAGCAGGACAAGGAGGCCTTGGCGCAGCCGGGTGAAAATGATAACTGTAAAATCAACAAAACGTCAGAAGAAACGTCTTCGCCGAACCAAACCGAAGCCGAGCTGCGAGCCCTTTTTGACTCATCCACTCAGAAAGTCAGTGGCGGCCTCAGCCCGGTTTCCTCCAAATCCTCTCAAGACCCAAGCCAGCACAGCAGGTCCACTTCCGGTGCTAAGGACGTCAAGGAAGGCTTTGACGACGACTGGGAGAACGACGACATGCTCAACGATCCTTCTTTGCTGGCTCTGATCCAGAATCCCGATCGGGGCAGCCTGCAGGAATTGTGTCCAAACGTCAAGCCCCCTCTCAGAAGCACTTTCAAGTTGGCTCCCAACCCTCACTCGCGGTCATCCGACTCGGAGATGCCGAAAGTGACGATTTCTGACTGGGACGACAGAGAGGACGATGCGCTCTTCTACCAGGCGTGCGACATCGTGGAGAAGGTCTCCCAACCGCCTAAAAGCACCACCACACCTCTGCCTATCCGCCAAATGTCACCCAATGTCTGCAAGTCACCACGCAATTTCACGCGATCCAATTCTTTACCGGGAAAAACTGTGAAGGGCCACCAAGAGTGGAACCCCCTGATGTCGAAGAGTCTCCCGGCTGGTGAATCGTCACAGGTGGCGTTCAAAAGCAGCGGGCGCAACACCACGGACAACAAAAGCAAAG TGTTTGTCACCAGCCAGATGACGGCCAAGTGCTCCGAGGCCGAAATCGAACGCAAGAAGCAAGCGGCGTTAGCCAGGAGGCGCCAGCGGATGCAGTACGCACAGAAACCGATGAAAAACACAAGGACTCCGTCATGCTGCTAG
- the etaa1b gene encoding ewing's tumor-associated antigen 1 homolog isoform X2, which translates to MSEPRTLSTVTASSSSFPCGPTTDVSRSASKVGRGKSQDADVSSRTVCKELQSPPSRGYRRPFEVNHGYSPGDVEPSQDIVWDSTSPTQTGRELKNVKHVEIADIVNRIAPKETKSPQSPMWQWIGDSPISLTPERPKVRVRKKSVRQKGMDDLIKLARQFDKYMQQDKEALAQPGENDNCKINKTSEETSSPNQTEAELRALFDSSTQKVSGGLSPVSSKSSQDPSQHSRSTSGAKDVKEGFDDDWENDDMLNDPSLLALIQNPDRGSLQELCPNVKPPLRSTFKLAPNPHSRSSDSEMPKVTISDWDDREDDALFYQACDIVEKVSQPPKSTTTPLPIRQMSPNVCKSPRNFTRSNSLPGKTVKGHQEWNPLMSKSLPAGESSQVAFKSSGRNTTDNKSKVFVTSQMTAKCSEAEIERKKQAALARRRQRMQYAQKPMKNTRTPSCC; encoded by the exons ATGTCCGAGCCGAGGACGCTGTCCACCGTTACCGCTTCATCATCGTCGTTCCCGTGTGGCCCCACCACTGATGTGTCGAGGTCTGCGTCCAAAGTTGGTCGCGGAAAAAGTCAGGACGCTGACGTCTCGTCAAGGACCGTATGCAAAG AATTGCAGAGTCCTCCAAGCCGAGGCTACCGCAGACCTTTTGAAGTAAATCATGGATATTCTCCAGGGGATGTGGAGCCGTCTCAAGACATCGTGTGGGACTCCACATCACCCACCCAAACAG ggAGGGAGCTAAAAAATGTCAAACATGTGGAAATAGCAGACATTGTCAACCGCATTGCACCAAAG GAGACAAAAAGTCCACAGTCGCCAATGTGGCAGTGGATCGGCGACAGCCCCATATCGTTGACACCTGAGAGGCCCAAAGTCAGAGTGAGGAAGAAGTCCGTTCG GCAGAAAGGTATGGACGACCTGATAAAACTGGCCCGGCAGTTTGACAAATACATGCAGCAGGACAAGGAGGCCTTGGCGCAGCCGGGTGAAAATGATAACTGTAAAATCAACAAAACGTCAGAAGAAACGTCTTCGCCGAACCAAACCGAAGCCGAGCTGCGAGCCCTTTTTGACTCATCCACTCAGAAAGTCAGTGGCGGCCTCAGCCCGGTTTCCTCCAAATCCTCTCAAGACCCAAGCCAGCACAGCAGGTCCACTTCCGGTGCTAAGGACGTCAAGGAAGGCTTTGACGACGACTGGGAGAACGACGACATGCTCAACGATCCTTCTTTGCTGGCTCTGATCCAGAATCCCGATCGGGGCAGCCTGCAGGAATTGTGTCCAAACGTCAAGCCCCCTCTCAGAAGCACTTTCAAGTTGGCTCCCAACCCTCACTCGCGGTCATCCGACTCGGAGATGCCGAAAGTGACGATTTCTGACTGGGACGACAGAGAGGACGATGCGCTCTTCTACCAGGCGTGCGACATCGTGGAGAAGGTCTCCCAACCGCCTAAAAGCACCACCACACCTCTGCCTATCCGCCAAATGTCACCCAATGTCTGCAAGTCACCACGCAATTTCACGCGATCCAATTCTTTACCGGGAAAAACTGTGAAGGGCCACCAAGAGTGGAACCCCCTGATGTCGAAGAGTCTCCCGGCTGGTGAATCGTCACAGGTGGCGTTCAAAAGCAGCGGGCGCAACACCACGGACAACAAAAGCAAAG TGTTTGTCACCAGCCAGATGACGGCCAAGTGCTCCGAGGCCGAAATCGAACGCAAGAAGCAAGCGGCGTTAGCCAGGAGGCGCCAGCGGATGCAGTACGCACAGAAACCGATGAAAAACACAAGGACTCCGTCATGCTGCTAG